From the Melanotaenia boesemani isolate fMelBoe1 chromosome 9, fMelBoe1.pri, whole genome shotgun sequence genome, the window ACATTTAAGCCATTTAGCAGCTGCTGGTTATGATAATAGGCTTAGCATGGATACGACTGTAAAGATtcatattttagtttaaaacatGGGGGAATAGggcccaaaaaaacaaaagacttcaTAATAAGAATTAAGTTGCCCATAAAGAATGActatttaattaaacatttactttcCTGGACTGAAAGTTTAATAACATTTCTTCACTgcttaaataaaagaaatgccaTCAGCTTCCGTGCCCGTCATTGCAGCAGCACAGACTGCACTTTCAAACAAACCATGACTTGAATACCATTTAAAAGGCCATTAAATAATGTGCAAGTTTCATCCACAGCTACTGGTGACTGAAGAAATGAACCAACAGTTGTCTTACTGTGGCCTTTAATCAACATGACTAATAGAATCACATTTCCACAATAGAGATAAGCAAGGCAGCTAATTAGAGCATAGTTTGAAGTAATCACACTGTGAAATGCAGTAATaacaaaatacagatttttcatttatagAATCCCTTCTCTTTGAGAAgctgaaaatgcattttggaAGGCGGGAGGATCTGTGTCTGCTGGAAAATAGCTTTtcaatgagagaaaaaaaaaagaacatatgaAGTCTGAAATGTTATCACACAAACAACTGAATTGTAAGTGATAATAAACAAATCTTCTGCCCTCTCTCCTCCTACTTGGTATTCTTGTGCCGACTCAGAAAACTACTAAATGCACTTGCAACAGAGTCGGCGAGTAGCGAATAGGCACTCTGGAAACAAAGAGTTGAAACTGGatgcatcttttttctttagttgaATCGTTGCTGTATCAGCGAAGCATCccattaaaccattttgaggCATATGTTAGGGCCTTGTGCTCTGAGAAAAGAGAAAGTTGCTCAAGTGAACTCTTTAAGAACAGTTTGTACGATGCTTGAGTGttggagaagaaaaataaaaagatgataaTTATATAGGCCACTGTACAAAAAGGACACAATACACATTATAAACCTATATGTGCAGGGATACCGCTGACAGTCCTAAAAATAATGAGGATCTGCATTTGACACATTTAATGGACTAAGCTACACCTCTAATGCACGTGCTTGTGACGTAATCCTGGCAGTTCCAGATCGCTCTATCACAGCCTTGTGCTGACCTCCACCGTGGAGCCCAGGGGAACCTTCACAACAGATTTGGCATCTCATTCTCAGTACAGCAATGGCCATCCTCTCCGATCTGTCACCACGGTGACCTTGTCTTTGTAGATCACATCTCTGAGCCTCCTCCACTTCTCCTCCTATCTACCCTTGCTTCagataaatacaagaaaaagacccAAACGAGGCCAAatctcctccttttttcttcatgttctgCTGCTGATGCATGTACAAAAGTGTCTCTGCGCTGAGAGGTCTATtcagccttaaaaaaaaagaggaaaggggggggggaagacccacccacccaccccctATGTGTCATTAAAATCCCACAGTGATCCGTGGAGGAGATACAATGATGGTGCAATGGTCTATTATTCTACTTCCACTCAAGTTCAGTGATATAATTCCCAACCATTTCTCAGACAAAAGACAAACTACTACATTCAAATCTCAATTTGAACATTTAATTGAATTTCAAACCATCATTCACtacttttacattaaaacaaagaaggTATTGAACCTAAACCTAACTCCTAACCCTAGGCTGAGAGGAGTTTAATAagtacaaatgaaaacaaacatctctGCATTGCAGCTGCATTCTTTAcatgtttcattgtttttcccAATGTTAAACTTTGCGTGGCTATTTAAAAAATCCCTGCGTTTGTCGCCCTGATGTCAGTACGGCGGTATGCAGCTTCAGCCCTCTCCTCTGTGTGTCAGGGACAAATTGCTGCTTCTGTGTCCTCTAGAGAACACAACAGAGCATTACCAACCCCCCCCTCCCAACAACTCACCTGCATGCTGGTACTAAGAcatcaaagcaaaaaaaaaaaaaaaagtgcacccTGCTTGCATTTATCTCCCAGTATCAGTGAGGATACGGGTGCATGTTGCCATTGTGAAAGGCCTATTGTGTTCTATTGTGTTCTGCCTTTGTTCTAACGCTTACCTTCATTACAGTTCTTACATACAAACAGAGACGTTTCTGTTGAGGGTGAAAGAAATTACTGTGTTCCTACCTTTGATGATTACCTTGTAGATAAAGCACACACGTTTCAACATTCCCCCTACTTTCCTAAACTTTCATAGACCCTCAACACCTGCGTTATTTTGCCCCCAGGAATCTGGGGTGAGTTACGGCACATAACCGTGCTGTTTTCAGAGCTTTAAGGGGTTTTGTTACGGTTAAGTCAGGACTCACAGTTTCCACTGGTAGATCGTGACAGGGGGGTTAGCATCAGCCCTGCAGGTCAGCTGAACGTTCTGACGGTTCAGATACCAGTTTCCATCAAACCCCTCGATCTTCACCTCGGGTTCATCTGCAAGGAAGACACGCTGTTTTCAGTTCATTCCTCAGCAACACCACAATAAATCACTGTACACCTGCAGAAGCTGAACAAGAGATcagcagtaaaaacagtcaTGCTCAGAAATGTCAACCTATTCAATAATTCCAACTTCTGAGCTATTTTCTAAAGTTACTCAGTCTCAGCAAGTAATCTTTAATGGTACTAGACAAGGGATTGGAAGTAAATTACGTCTAATCAGATCTTCTGAACAGTAATCTGCTGCACTTTCTGACATATTTCTAAAGTTTACAGTTTAACTGGTGCAGATACTTAGAACAAGCCTGAAAGACAATCgttttaaattgattaaaataaatattccaaaaactaaaagtaaaaaaaagaaacttctgCATGCTGTGAGAACAGTACTGGCTAAAAAACTTATCTCCTACTGTAAAGTTTTCTCTGAATCAATTTCCAAGTCAGTTGTGTTTGTCttgaattattaataaaatctaGTAAAAAGAcatgaattaaaacaaatatcaacCCTCTTCCCTGTAAACTGCAATAAGTGGCATTATGCTGCAATGACAAACAACTTTGTCAGCAAGAAAACATGAAAGTATAAGACAATTTCCTCATTAAACacgtgaaaagaagaaaaaaaattagtcCAAGTTCCTAAAAACTGAATAGTAAAAGAGGAAACATGTTATCTGAAGCTGGCTCTTACACTGCACATTGAGCACCACGCTGTCCATGATCCTCTCATTTCGGTACGTCACGATGCACGTGAGCTTCTGTTTGTGGGTCTCGCGGCTCGGTATCACCACGTAGTTGCTCCGTACTGTCACCGTCCCATTTTGGTTGCGAGTTTCCTGATAAGTGGCTTCACCTTTCAACCTGGTATCCCATTTGATCACACTCGGGGGCTTCCCGTTGGCTGCCACACAGGTTGCCACAGTCATCTTGCGCTTTTGAGCCCTGGCCACGATTGTGGGGGTCGTCAACGTCATCCGCGTCATAGGCCGGGCTGTGGATTAGAAAAGGATGAGTCACATGACCAGAATGTAGAGTCTGACTGAAGAAGAAGGATGTCTAACTCTGCTACAATCAAGGATCTGAAGTAAATTAAACTAAGGGGCTGAGATGAAAATAGTGTTCATTCAAATCAGACAAAGTTCTGCCTCTTTCCTCCCTCAAAGCTGAAGCAGCTCTTAGATGTAGAACCCACTTGAATCACCAAATGCACAGTCATCCAATTTGAATCCTTTGTGAGTTGCCAATTAGCAATCTACTTTTGGTACATCAAAAGGCAGGCTCGAGCTCCAGCGAGTGCACAAGAGAAAGAGAGCGAGAGGCCTCTTTGAACAGCACCGGTCGGTTATCTGCACACTAGTTCCTGACGTTCACTGAGCCGCTGCTGACTAAAAAGTCCTGGGAGGCTCGGTGGCATAAAATGGGGACTCATAGCTGACAAAAAAAGGCTCATGGATCAGGGACTACCCAAGCATAGTGCTTCTCCTTTATTGGGACTTAATGGAAAACACACCAGCACTTAATTACTAATTATTTCTCTAATCAGAGTCAGTGCAAAACCTTTTCAAAGATGCCACTTTACAAGAAAAACTACATCTCAAgtacagtcttttttttttctctctctccttgcaTGATGAGAAATTACACACTCTGAAGTGGCCTTATTGATTTCCATCTCACCTTCCATTTTTATTGACAGCAATCTGAGGCAGTTTTCCGTTTTATAATCTGGTTCTGGTGTTAACACGCCAATCATCCCATCATAAGTCAATCAAAGTGATTTTTTGTACTATGTACAGTTTGCCCTGCAGTACTGTGAGGGCCTTGCAGAATAACCCATGTAGAGGTCGGAGCGTTCATTTAACTGCATGAGCACTTTTACTGTAAACAACTCAGTTACACTGAgcgcaaacataaaaaaagacatctgGTTTAAGGTGCTCTGAAGGAATTCAGCTTACTTTAAAACAGTGCCTGTGGCAAAGCTACGTTGAAGAGCAGAGATGTaaaagttctttttctttttatttcacccTTCAGTTAACTGGAGGATGCCAGCCTGACCCTGTGTAACTATGAGAATGTTGTGTTTCTGCCAAAAGTCAAAGATAAACCAAATTTGGATAACAGTTTGTATGTCACTGGGGTGACACATCAGATCACCAAGGacatgtttgtagaaacagaTTCTTGACTGATGTTATGTTTTAGGATTAAATGCAGCATATaaactactcacaaaaagttaagGACATTCAACTTTTGGGTGGAATATACACAAACTGTAAAAAGTTGATGCTACACTGAAATTATATCATGAATGTAGGATAATGTAGACTCATGTGATGGTAGtgtaacaaaaactaaatatggtGGTGGGAAcaccacaacataaaaatgacaatgtctcaataacttgtcatgtgttatGTGTCCTCTTGGTCTGAAGATGTCAAAACCTGATTCATGttgattcatggttcagacggttctattgttttttttttgttttgttttttttgtggttaatcaccatgtcataaaaacataattttgtgcagtttgcattttaaattttagagaaagtcaaattaagttAACCTGTAAgggtttttgtacattttagatTCAGTCTGACATCATTCAACGAGCCAAATATCCTAAACTTACTGTGGGTAGCGTGTATGTTTCTGAGCTACTGTTACACAATGTGCTCTGCAGAATCTGCCTTTGTTCTCCAAAATGCACAGGCTTGTAAGTTTCCAGTTATGCAACAAAGCACAGGTGAATCCAAGCAGTAGTCAGGTTGGggtttaaatgcattttcttacAGCCTGACGTGCAAATATACATTTACAGCTTATTTCCATCAGTTTCACAATACAGGCTCTATACATACAGACGGAAACATGCAAACAGAAGAATGCTCTGCAAAGACTCACAACTAACATAAAAGGCAAATGTTATGATATAAGATGTGGTGTAGCCCTGGATTCTTGTTTTCAAGTGTTTACAGTGACACAAATTCAGTTATATTTCTTTAGTTTACTCTGGTTTTCCTCAGCTGCTGTATGATTCTTGCATTAAATATGCCATCAGAGCTGATTTCTTGGAGACACAGGCTTCTCCTGGGTTATGTTTGGGCCCAAATTATGGACATAAAGCTTAGAAAAGAACTAAAAACTGCCCCTAGTGTTTTCAGTAAATATGAATCTGTGTTTTTAACAGTGTCCTTACCATACACAGTGAGGTTAACCATGTTCTCTCTGTTGCCTGCAGGAAATGTGGTATACTCGCAGATGTAGGCCGCTTCGTCCGACAGCTGCAGGTTAGAGAATACGATGGTGGTGTCCTCCAGCGATGGCGTGCGATGACGCACCGCAGCCTGCTTGAAGCTGACCCGCTCCTTGAAGGGCGGCAGGACCGATACGCCCAGGGACGGGTTGGCTATGGCCACGTTCTGTTTGGTACCGTTAAGCAGCTTCTGCCAGGTGACCTGAGAGATCTTCACTGGCGGGTTACTGTTGATGAAAATGCAGCGCAGCTCCACTTGTGAACCCACAAAGCCAGACTTACTGGAGTCCATCTGCACCATCTGTCCACTGCCAGCTAGAAACacacagagagggaaaaaaaattaattacgATTAACAAGTGTCCAAGGCCAAGCATGGCACTCCAGTCAATAGCAAGTACATGCACTGAAAGTCAAGGAGTCAATTCAGCCTTGTAGGTAGTACACACACGTACAGCACTCCCAGTCAAGCCTACAGATGTAGCCACACACACTCCTGCAGGATGCCACAGATATGTCTGCTCCCTATATGTCAGTGTAAAAAGTTCGAACATGGTGGTTGTGTGTAAACGCTGGGGTACGTGTTATTAACATAATGGGAACATCCATACAGGCCCGTCTTTGTCCACGAAGGTCCTGTTTCTGATGAGAAGGGAGGGCTGAGCAAGAACCAATGCATCACTAATGAATGAGTACAAGGGCAGAGGGTTGGAGCCAAGTCATCTTCTGCTGCGCTCCCCTCCATCTACCCAGCAACACACTGGGTAGCCCATTGTAATTTTAATTACTTGCTACTCACAAATACTTCAATGACTGCCTCCAGCTCCTATTAAAAGAAACAATGTGCAGTCCTGTGTAAGCACTCAAAAcaatgagaacacacacattagaTATATTTAAAACCCAGCAATTATGCCCCCTCTTCCTTACTGTCGATGCCTGTGAGAAGGTTGGTAGCAAAAACTAGCAGCATCAGTTGGAGAGGAAAGATCACAAACCTCATTAAGTGGGTCAGTCATAAGTCATACAAGTGCATACTTGTTTCTCATTTGAAATTTGTTACACTAAATTTACTCCAAAACTCTTACCAACCACAAATCATTGCCACATTactgaaaaataacattttttttctttcttgcagaAAAAGTTTCTGTTTTACAGAACTGACACCATAGACAATCAGTGCAAACATCATGTGCACAGAGGGAAGTGTCCCTTTTACCTGCTGACTGTTATATTTTACATTAGCTAAAATCATGGAAAGTCATTTTTTCTTACACTCCTTTAACCTTTAACTGTCTGTGTTTTAACATATGCATTTAATAATAAGGATAGAAAGACCAAACTAAATCTGTCCTTTTCATTGGGATCCGACTGCAGACTGAACAGACGAGCCATTGCAGAGCATCCTGTTGTCTTCAACAAGTCTTTGTTATTGCAGGCTCTGATTTATACCCCCTTCCAGGTGAAGTGTGATGATGTCCCATTTCCTCATCCGACAACCCCTGGCTGAGCTTGTATTTACAACCAGACGTAGCTATAATTATCTCCCATGGATAGACAAGGACCCACAGGAAGAAAGACTGAAATTCCTTCGCTAATCACACTGGGCTCATAAAGCCACCAGTGAATCCAGTaataaacagagagaaaatatgTTGTGAGCCTGAAGTGAAGAACTGGGGCCTAAACACGAGCCCCACAAACAGAGCTGCTCTTTAACACTGCATCACAGTGACGGATAATCGCTGCCTTCAGAAATAACGTTTCCACAGGGGGCTTTAAAATGTGTAAGAATACGCAAGAAAGATCCATTTCTGTAAACACCCAGTGAATACAATATCTGATGTAGTCAATGTAGATTGGAGAGGGTGTTCTGTGCATGCAGCATCAAGCCATCTCAAGTAGAGGCGAAGGTTATTATGTCAAGATTTTTCTTATAAAATTGTTGGTAGTCGGCTGAAGGACATCAGCACACAGCACACGCATGAAGAAAGGAAATGGTGCAGACTCCGGGTAGAAGACCATTAAGATtaacaatgtattttttttctttttttttttttatttcttccattttttcaCAGCGGGTGCACAACCCTGACGGTAAATTGTTTATGCTGGCGAGCAGCACATTATGAGTGAAAGGCAATTTCAATCTATCGTTATATGCTCTCAGTCTAATGCTGCCTTCGCTGCCTACTTcaaatcatataaaaacaaagtgacaACCTTTTGAAGTTACTGAGTACACATCATCTTTCATTTCCGTCTGAACACATCAGAAAGGGCCCCTCTATAGAGATTTAAACTTGGGGGATTCAAAGATGACAGATTGATTTACTAATACAGTTTGACAGAGAGGACTGGCAACCTTGTCATCTGTACCTTGAGAACCACCTGTGTCCTCATACACCCCAGGGCAATGCTTTACTCCATTTTATCACAGCTCAGATTACCAGTTACGCCAGCTATGGCACCATATTCTTTGAAATCACAAACACAATTTACTGTGTGACAACACTGGTTAAAGTTTAATCTTAAGTTGGAGTAAGGTGGGGCAGCTGTAGACACAGGGAGACTGTAAAAACTTATAAACATGTACCTGGCCAAACGGTAACAGTAGGAGTCGTCTCTGTGAAAAGCTGCAGCCTTTCCCTCCCCCTTCATTTTTCTATCCTTTCTTCTTTGAATCTGTTGTTTCCAGCTCACACTTAACTAAATAAACAGCAGCTTGTGTCAATGCAAGCCAAAGAAGTAGGCATAATTACACAGCCATCATGCCCAAATCTCCTCTGTGAAGGACCAGAGACGCCCACCGGGACCCCATCCACTTGAGAACTGCAGGAGTCCTTGGCTGAAAGCACAGTACAACTGTAATTATGGACGTCAAGACGGAGTAGCAAAGCCATAAGTGAGCAGAGTCACATACATGCAAGAGGCATTAATACAGTGGATTTCAAGGGGGGGTACAGAAGCCAGTGGTGCAGAAAGCGAGATAAGCAAAGTAGTGAAGAGGCAAAAACAGCGCGAGGGAGTAGGGGACAAAGAGGAAGGCGGAGCTTTAGGGAGATTTGTAGGTGTGCTTTCCATTTGATGCTGGCCGGCATTATcatttgtgctgctgctgctttgttctCACACTGACAAGAGGGTAActggggggaggtggaggggcAGTCATGCTCTAATACACCTGAGGCAAGAGAATGTCTCCTAAAGAGTTGCCAGTGAAAGAGAGGGGCCCCATTTCTGGAAGGAAAAGCAACtggacaaacaaacaacaacaaaatgcagaaatgtcCAAGCTGGCATAATGTGAAAAAGAGAGGCTTGACTCACACCAGGTGAGATGACTTGGATCTGAGGGGGGACATAAGGGGCACGATTAAAACAGCTGCTCTGCCGTCTGGCCCCTGCACTGTTAGCAAAAGGCTCCAAAGGCCCGAGCACAGAGCTGTGCACAGAACATTTAACTGTAATAATGCCTGGTTTGTCAGGCAGCAAGGAAAAgcatgtgttttgtgttaattGCAAAAGGCATGCTGGACATAGCTGTGTTCGGTCTCCCTATGGTGTATGGACAATACCCAGGAAAACCCAGAGGGCAGCTTCCAAAAGGAGTTTAAATGTTCTGAAATTACTCACTTTCAGAAATGTTATTATCCTGCTgggaaaacatatttacatacaaAAGAAACAAGAATATTGATTCTGTTctgtcatattttaaaatgaaggaaaaatcactaacatttaatatttgcattttgtttctgctgtatcaaaaggggggggggggggggggggacaaaaaaaaaaaacaaacaaacaaatacaaagcacTGATTCAGCCCataaaaccaaactgaaaacCAGGATGTCGTCTCCTAAATCCTAGTGGGATTTTCCCATAAACCAACAATTTGGCAGCTCATCTCACAGCTGATATGTAACACAATTGTCTTTTCTCCTGCAGAATTGGCCAACAAACAGCACTTACTGGCAACGCTCATCCAAAGATATCCATTGGTGCCCGAGTCAGATAAAGTTCAGAATAATTCACCCCAAATTGCTGCAACACGAGGAAGGCAAAGATTAAATAGAGCTGAATGCATATTTTAGAAGAAGCTCTCATTAATGCTATTTAAAGCTGCACCAGGCAACTTGGCACACTGTCAGTCCCGAATGGCAGCGAGACGTGTTTGACGTTTCAGAGACTTCAAAACATCAAGAATTTGTAACATGATGTCATTAAACTTCATTCTTCTTGGACCTTCACTTTCTTCTTCTCAGCGGTGTATGGGGCAGAGATGAAGAGCAGTTTCCCTTTTCAGAGGATGGAGCACTCGATTGCCACTTCCTAAAAGGCAGGGAAAATTTTCTGCCTCTGTCCAACACCCACATGATTAATCTGTTTAAGCAAATAGTTCACATCCAAGTTTACAGTCACATCTGCTGCAGCTCCACAACGATATATTTTGGTATAAACATCTTGCCAAGTGCAGATTTAAAGCTTGACAGATGAAGATACATCatctcctcatcatcatcatgtatGCTTTAGTTACTTCACTGCTACTTAAGTGGGATGCTGATAGATAAAACATGGCTTGAGCCACTCGGGATAATGACTGTTTAATGTAGTCCCAGTTCCCACGGCGATGGCAGAGGCCTCTATTCTCCCGTATTCATGACCACACATGGGGTGGTAAGGGGGAGTCCAAATCCACTGTCTCATACACACATAAAACCTCCCATTAGCTGCTTGTTTATTCCCCTGGaggaacatttttatcttttttttttttttgtttacttgagTAATTTACAGCTCATCCAGCGGTATTTgcttattttacataataactacaagtgatttaaaaaaaatgctttacacAGCAAATTATGGTCTTACTCTTAGGGATAACCAGAGGTTATCTCATTGTGATTGAGGCCCAGAAAGGGCACTTCATACTCTACTTTCaatgttgctttttgttgaCTGTGGCTAGCCAGCTTATTTGGATGGAGCCGTTTGTGTCAGAGAATTTGTTTTAATCTACACTCCGTCACTATTAGATGGTGCTTCAGCCAGGTCTCTTGAGTAAACAACAGTGTACCTGCCAAAGCAGCTCTCTTTAACCCCTGTCTCTCAAAGCAAACACTCAGCAGCAGAGGCGAGCGAAACCTTACTGGAACAGATGGTTACTAGACCTGTTCCCCATTTTCCAC encodes:
- the nectin1b gene encoding nectin cell adhesion molecule 1b isoform X1, with product MAVCVGIWALLFALHIQAGSGQMVQMDSSKSGFVGSQVELRCIFINSNPPVKISQVTWQKLLNGTKQNVAIANPSLGVSVLPPFKERVSFKQAAVRHRTPSLEDTTIVFSNLQLSDEAAYICEYTTFPAGNRENMVNLTVYARPMTRMTLTTPTIVARAQKRKMTVATCVAANGKPPSVIKWDTRLKGEATYQETRNQNGTVTVRSNYVVIPSRETHKQKLTCIVTYRNERIMDSVVLNVQYEPEVKIEGFDGNWYLNRQNVQLTCRADANPPVTIYQWKLLNGSLPNNVEIKNNTLFFKGPVTYDLAGTYVCDATNGIGTRPGIVDVNITEKPMAQGPPGGVIGILGGVVAIGLIVGVAVTVFMVHRRQQKTRTETDNDLTDLPPAHKPAPPPPKKKNNDMKGHLTSDDIQVVHLDKEEEMQKLPLQPPYYDMAPSESSPFTDKPDSGRHPEELLNPAEYMSYQRACNMEHVPEAQPAPAYPPVTFLPQNPYAQHPSNEPMYSNTSFPARGPRAPFTFPKEQSV
- the nectin1b gene encoding nectin cell adhesion molecule 1b isoform X3, yielding MAVCVGIWALLFALHIQAGSGQMVQMDSSKSGFVGSQVELRCIFINSNPPVKISQVTWQKLLNGTKQNVAIANPSLGVSVLPPFKERVSFKQAAVRHRTPSLEDTTIVFSNLQLSDEAAYICEYTTFPAGNRENMVNLTVYARPMTRMTLTTPTIVARAQKRKMTVATCVAANGKPPSVIKWDTRLKGEATYQETRNQNGTVTVRSNYVVIPSRETHKQKLTCIVTYRNERIMDSVVLNVQYEPEVKIEGFDGNWYLNRQNVQLTCRADANPPVTIYQWKLLNGSLPNNVEIKNNTLFFKGPVTYDLAGTYVCDATNGIGTRPGIVDVNITEKPMAQGPPGGVIGILGGVVAIGLIVGVAVTVFMVHRRQQKTRTETDNDLTDLPPAHKPAPPPPKKKNNDMKGHLTSDDIQVVHLDKEEEMQKLPLQPPYYDMAPSESSPFTDKPNSGHKDCDVQYAELDTAALASSPSPRSSAHTGPGDLVEYATIQPSSH
- the nectin1b gene encoding nectin cell adhesion molecule 1b isoform X4, which translates into the protein MAVCVGIWALLFALHIQAGSGQMVQMDSSKSGFVGSQVELRCIFINSNPPVKISQVTWQKLLNGTKQNVAIANPSLGVSVLPPFKERVSFKQAAVRHRTPSLEDTTIVFSNLQLSDEAAYICEYTTFPAGNRENMVNLTVYARPMTRMTLTTPTIVARAQKRKMTVATCVAANGKPPSVIKWDTRLKGEATYQETRNQNGTVTVRSNYVVIPSRETHKQKLTCIVTYRNERIMDSVVLNVQYEPEVKIEGFDGNWYLNRQNVQLTCRADANPPVTIYQWKLLNGSLPNNVEIKNNTLFFKGPVTYDLAGTYVCDATNGIGTRPGIVDVNITEKPMAQGPPGGVIGILGGVVAIGLIVGVAVTVFMVHRRQQKTRTETDNDLIAVAAVADSCVTQAPEKPESPTRKVEAPDPSLSPADPCPPGSSILLPACNGGLQVTYLSTPL
- the nectin1b gene encoding nectin cell adhesion molecule 1b isoform X2 — translated: MAVCVGIWALLFALHIQAGSGQMVQMDSSKSGFVGSQVELRCIFINSNPPVKISQVTWQKLLNGTKQNVAIANPSLGVSVLPPFKERVSFKQAAVRHRTPSLEDTTIVFSNLQLSDEAAYICEYTTFPAGNRENMVNLTVYARPMTRMTLTTPTIVARAQKRKMTVATCVAANGKPPSVIKWDTRLKGEATYQETRNQNGTVTVRSNYVVIPSRETHKQKLTCIVTYRNERIMDSVVLNVQYEPEVKIEGFDGNWYLNRQNVQLTCRADANPPVTIYQWKLLNGSLPNNVEIKNNTLFFKGPVTYDLAGTYVCDATNGIGTRPGIVDVNITEFPNNPPPGGRGIPQEQHNAGAAIGGAVGGVALLGVAAILLFIFLRRRQRTFKGDYSTKKHVFGNGYSKAGGLPAHPPIHKNLQYPDDSDDEKKPTQIGTTGGFEASERNFDAESEDLKRPYFTVDEGESREYDERTLAFQYDPEPEIADDMISQTDGSVISKKEWYV